The DNA region GAGGTGACCGGATTTGAACCGGCGACTTCTACGATGCGAACGTAGCGCTCTTCCGGGCTGAGCTACACCCCCGTACGGGAAGCTTCAGGCTAGCGCGCAGCGTCAAAGAGCATCGCGCCATAGGAGGCAATTCTGCGATGCTCTTTACGCCCGTTCCTCCTTGGCCCGCTGCTCGAGGGCTTCTTGGAGACGCACTTGCAGCAGGGTCGTGGTGACGTCGCTGCGGGTGCGCTCGAGGACCGCTCGCAGCGCGTCGGCGGTCCGCCGCAGCCCACCCGTCACGGCGTCGGGGTAGTCCACTACGACGAGGGCCTCGTAGACATCCTCCATCTGGGCGAGGAGCCTCTCGGCCATGTCGGTCTCGCCGGCGCGCAGCCTGTCGAGCAGGTGCCGGCGCAGTTCGGACGCGGCCTCCGCCAGGCCGTTCAGCCATGCGGGCAGACCGACCTGAAGCTCGTCCCAGCCGGGCAGGTCGCCAGCGCTCACGAGACGGGCGGTGAGGACCGCCTCTGCGTATTCCTTCTCGGCGTCGTGAAGAAAGCCGGCGTAGGCGACCATCGGGAAGGGAGCGAGCGCGTTTTGGGCCTCCCTCAGCGCCGATTCGCAGTCGGCGGTCAAAGAGGCCGCCCTTTCGGGATCCCGCCTGTGCACCGCCCGGATGGCACTGCTCGCCAGACGGATCGTCCGCCGGCACGCCCCGAGCCCGGACTCGCGGGCGGCGTTGACCGCGTCCAGCCGCTCGCGTGCCTGGTCGATCCGGCTTGGAAGATCGGGCGGCGAGCCCTGACTCACTGAAGTCTTTGGGTCAGTTGGCAGCGCGGCGCAGGTCCAGGTCGCCGTAGCCGGATGCGCCCATGTCGTAGGCGGGGCGCGGGCGGGCGGGGCGCGCAGTCTGAGGCATGAAGGTGAGTTTCAGCTCCCGCTCGGCGGCCAGGTTTCGCAAGCGGATTAGAAGCGCGACGTACGCGGTGAACAGCAGGTCGAACACGACTTGCACGGTCCACATCGCCGACACGCTCGACACGACGCTCAACAGCAAGGAGCCGAGAACTCCGGCGAGCAGCGCGAAGAACACGTCGCGCCGGCGCTTCTGCGACCGCCGGCGGGCGGCCGACGACTGGGGGCGGGACTGCGCGGGCCGGGCCGCCGGGGCGGCGCCAGGACGCGGCTGCGCGAGGTTCTGGCCCGGAATGCGGGCCGGCGGGCGGTACGGGGGGATGGTCGCGCGGCCGGCCACCGGACCGCTGCGGAGGCGATTCGCGGGGGCGACGACGGGAGGCGTCGCTCGTTCGAGCACGGTCAGGTGCCGGCGGAAGGTCCCTACCGAGTCGGAGAAGGTGCCCTCGGTCCGTGAACGCAGCCACGAGACCAGGAGGACGCCCCAGATAATGGCCAGAACCAGCAGAACCACAGTAGTCAAGACTCCTCGGCCTACTTTCGCTATAGGGGACCGTAGGACTCGGCGCGCCGAGAGTGGTGGATGCCAACTCCAGTGCACCTGACCCGGGGTCCGGCCGGTACGGGAACGATCTGGCTTTCTTTCTCAGCCAACGTTTAGGAAACGTTACCCGTGGATAGGTGCCGCCCGCCAGACGGATGGCCAAACTTGCCCTCTGACCAGGGACGGAGTGCCGGACAAGCCGTACGAATCGCCCCGGGTCCCGCCAGGGTTCTCAGACGAACGGATCCGCTTCGCTGCCGGCACGGGTCACCGATCCGCCGAGCGGGGAGTTGAGGTCCAGGACCGGGTTGGCGGAGGTGTTGACGAGCGGGTTGCTGAGCGGGTCGTCCGCGTCGGTGACAGGGCGGCGCCAGTGACCACTGCGACCGCCGGTCTTCTCCCACAGAGCAAGGTCGCCGATGACCATCGAGCGGTCGGCGGACTTGCACATGTCGTAGATGGTGAGCGCCGCGACGGAGCACGCGGTCATCGCCTCCATCTCGACACCTGTGCGGTCGACGGTCTCGACCTGCGTCTCGACCTCGACGTGGTCGTCGCCGATGGTGAAGTTGATCGTGACGGCACCAACCAGAAGCGGGTGGCAGAGCGGGATCAGGTCCGCGGTGCGCTTCGCCGCCTGGATGCCGGCGATCCGGGCCGCGCCGAGCACGTCGCCCTTGGTGATCGCGTTGCTCGCCACTTTCGCCGTCGTCTCCGGCTTCATGTAGACCCGGCAGCGGGAGATCGCCCTACGGTGGGTTGCATCCTTGGGGGTCACATCTACCATCCGTGCCCGCCCAAGCGGATCGAGGTGGGTCAGGCCACGGTCGGACATGCGCTGAAGTTTACAGACATGTGACGTGCGCCGCTCCTGTTGGTGCTGAAGACGACGGACGGGAAGCCGGGTCTCAGCCCCCGATCTGGCTCATGCTCCGGGCGGGCCGGATGAACTGGACCTGCCCGATGGAGTGCCCTGCCCATTTGCGGCCGACCTCGGCCTCGATCGCCGCAGCGAGGTCGTCGTCGCTGCCCCCACCCCGTAGAACGGCACGGAGATCCGTCTCCCGCACCGCGAACAGGCAGTTGCGCAGCTGGCCCTCGGCCGTGAGGCGTACACGGTCGCACGAGTCGCAGAACGGACGGGTGACGCTGGCGATAACGCCAACGGCCCCCAAACCGTCCGCATACCGGTAGGTCTCGGCCGGCGCGGCGTCGCGCGCCGCGGACCCGTCGGGTGCGACAAGAGACCAGCGCGCGTCGATGGCGGCGATGATCTCGGACGCGGGGACGACCCGATCTCCGGTCCAGGTCCCGCCCGCGTCCAGAGGCATCCACTCGATGAACCTGATCTCCACTCCACGGTCCCGGCCGAAGGAGGCGAAGTCGAGGATCTCGTCGTCGTTGACCCCCCGGACGAGGACACAATTGACCTTGACCGGGTGAAGCCCGACGGAGAGAGCCGCGTCTATGCCGGCGAGCACCGAGTCGAGAGCGTCGCGGCTGGTGATCTCCGCGAAACGATCCGGCCTCAGCGAATCGCACGAGATGTTGATCCGTTTGAGACCGGCGCGGGCCAGGTCCGCCGCCTGGTGCGCGAGGGTGGCTCCGTTGGTGGTCATGGCGATGTCGACACCGAGCGAGGCCAGCCGCTCGACCAGGACCGGCAGGTGCGCGCGCACGGTCGGCTCACCGCCGGTGATCCTGATGCTCTCGAAACCGAACCGATCCACACAGACACGCGCGACGCGGGTGATCTCCTCGTAGGAGAGCACCTCCTCGCGGGGCAGCCACTGCATGCCTTCTTTCGGCATGCAGTACGTACAGCGAAAGTTGCAGCGGTCCGTGACGGAGATCCGCAGATCGCGGACCGTGCGGTCGTACGGGTCGATGAGCGGGACGGCCACCGATAGCAGCCTAAGCGCCCAGCAGCATCAAGCGGACGGGATCTCCCGGCCGGACAGCGGTTTCGGGCTCGATCACCGCGAGAGCGTTCGACAACGACATCGCGTGCAGCTGATGAGACCCCTGCCCACCTGCCCCCTTCGCGTGAAGCCGGCCTTCGTCACCGAACGACGCCACCACGCGCACGAAGCTCGTCCTGCCGTCGGTTGCACCCGTCCAAGCGTCGTCGGCCACTCCCGGCACGACCTCACGGCGCAAGCTGCCATCGGCGAATCCCGCGAGCTTGCGCAGGCCGGGGCGCGCGAGAAGCTCGTAGCTGACCATGGACGACACGGGGTTTCCCGGGAGCCCGAAGACGGGGACATCGCCGAGCAAGCCGAACGCGAACGGCTTGGCGGGCCGGATCGCAATCTGCATCCAACGCATCGAGGCGATCCTGTCGAGCACGGCCTTCACATAGTCGAAGTCGCCCATGCTGACACCGCCGCTGGTCAGGATCGCGTCGCAAGTTGATGCCGCACTGATCAATCGGCGCTGGATCTCGGCTTCATCGTCGGGCGCGATCCCGAGATCGACGGCACGGAAGCCGTCACGAGAAAGAAGCGACGTGAGCGTCCGGCGGTTGGAGTCCCGGATCTGACCCGGTTGCAGCGTTCCGCCTGCCTCGACCAGCTCGTCACCGGTCGAGAGCACACCGACGGTGGGCAGCGGGATGACCTGTGTCTTTTCCCGGCCGACGCTGCACAACACGCCGACGTGACCGGGACCCAGGACCGTTCCCGGCGAGAAGACCTCCGCCCCGGCGGCGATGTCCTCGCCGGCCCCGCGCACGTGATCGCCGGGAGCGGACGACGCGAACACGAGGACGTGGTCTCCGTCGGCTCTGGTGTTCTCGACGATCGCCACGGTGTCGGCTCCTTGTGGGAAAAGAGCGCCCGTCATGATCCGAAGCGCTTCTCCCCCACCGACCGCGGTGTCGGGAACGTGGCCGGCCGCGAGTGTTCCGATCACCTTCAAACGTGCAGGGCGCTCCGGTGTGGCGGACGCGATGTCAGCGGCGTGCACCGCGTATCCGTCCATGGCGCTGTTGGCAAACGGTGGCACCGGGTCGGCAGCGCGCACATCCTCGGCGAGCACGTGGCCGAGCACCTCGCCGACCGACAACGACTTCGCCGGCAGCCGCCTGCACGCCTCCAAGACCTCGGCGACCGCGTCGTCCAGAGCGATCAAGCGTCGCTCTCCGTGTCCAAGAGACGGCGAAGGTACGCGCGGAACTGGGGGCCGAGGTCCTCGCGCTCCAGGGCGAACTCAACCGTCGCCCTGAGGAAGTCGAGCTTGTTGCCGACGTCGTAGCGCCCGTGCTCGAAGGTGTATCCGTAGACGTGCTCGGTGGCGAGGAGCCGCTTGATCGCGTCAGTGAGCTGGATCTCGCCGCCCCTTCCCGCGGGGGTCTCCTCGATCGCGTCGAAGATCGCGGGAGTGAGGACATAGCGGCCCATCACGCCAAGGTCCGACGGGGCATCCTCCGGGGCCGGCTTCTCGACGATGTCGTGGACGCGGACAAGGTTCTCTCCGGCGGGTTCCGTCTCGGCGCTTCCGTAGAGCGAGATCTCCTCGCGAGCCACCCGCTTCAACGCGAGGACGCTGGCCCCCGTCCGCTCGTGCGCCGAGAGCATGCCGGCCAGGATCCCGGACTTCTCGTGCATGATGTCGTCGCCGAGCATCACCACGAACGGTTGGCCGCCAACGTGCTCGCGCGCGACGGACACCGCGTGGCCGAGGCCTCGGGGCTCGCCCTGGCGGACGTAGTGGATATCGGCCATGTCCGCTATCGAACGCATCTGGGCGAGGTCCTCCTCCTTGCCGGCCCGCTCGAGGTAGTACTCGAGCTCGAACGACCGGTCGAAGTGATCCTCCAGGCTCCTCTTCCCGCGCCCGGTGATGATCAGAATGTCCGTGATCCCCGCGGCGACCGCCTCCTCTACGACGTACTGGATGGCGGGTTTGTCGACCAGCGCCAGCATCTCCTTGGGCTGCGCCTTGGACGCCGGGAGGAAGCGGGTGCCGAGGCCGGCGGCTGGGATGACTGCTTTCTTGACGGGGCTCGACATGCCAGGCAGTTCTACCACCCCGACCTGCCCCAGAGCCGTAGCTCTCCAACTACCGGAAGCCCGGATTGGGATACACTTGGCACTCGTAAAGCTCGAGTGCTAACGCCCTCAGGAGAACCGGATACTCCATGCCTACCTACGAATACGCCTGCAAGTCGTGCGGTGAGCATCTGGAAGTCGTGCAGTCGTTCAAGGACGAGGCGCTGACCACCTGCCCAGCTTGTGGCGGCAGCCTTCGCAAGGTCTTCGGGAGCATCGGCATAGCGTTCAAGGGAACCGGCTTCTACAAGACAGACAGCCGCACCTCAGCCACGAAGACCGCCTCCAAGACCGAAACGGCTTCGACCTCGTCGTCCTCGTCGGAGTCGTCGTCAGGCTCCCCGTCGTCGGCCTCGCCGTCTTCTGGCTCGTCGACGGGATCCTCGTCTTCTGAGGCACCGTCCTCTTCGGGCTCGTCGTCGGGCGCCGCTGCGTCCTGATCACGGCCGGCGCCCTGGTCTAGCGTCTGGGGTCGTGTCAACAGCGACCCACCAACCTCTCCACCGACCGGCTCGCTCCGCCTGGGAGCAGGTAGTACGCGCCGGCGGCGTGCTGCTAGCAGTCTTCGTCGTCCTCGCCGGAGTGCTGGCCGTCCTCGGGCTCGCGGTGGTGCACCGCCACGGCGGCGGGCCGATCCAGGGGTGGGACAACACGGTCGAGCGCTGGTTCTGGGATCACCGCGCCCACATGGTGACGGCGTCGAAGATCATCGCCAAGGTTCTCGACGCCGGGCCGCTCGGCGGCATCGTTGCCGTCATAACAGTCATCCTGCTGCTCGCCCGCCTGCAGATCCGGGCGCTGATCCCTCTCGCGGGGTACATCGGCGGTGAGGCGTTCGTGTACGTGACGCGGCTGTACATGCACCGACCGCGCCCGTCGACCGCCAACTATCCCGCTCCGCACGCGATTGCGGGGGTGCACGAGACGAGTTGGTCGTTTCCGTCGGGCCACGCTTCGGGGGCCGCCGCGGTGCTCGTGTGCCTCGGTGGGCTCGCCGCGGTGACCTGGCGGATGTGGTGGCCGTGGGTGATCGGCGTGCTCGCCGCGCTCGCAGTAGCGGGCTCCCGGCTCGTCCTCGGGGTGCACTGGTTCAGCGACATCGTGTTCGGACTCGCCGTCGGCGTTCCGTGGGCGATCATCGCAACGTTGGTGCTGGCCCGCGTCGAGTGGCCCTTCAGCTGGTTGGGCCGGCGTGAGCCCGCCGAAGAAGACCAAGGAGTTCGCGCGTTCCACCTGCGGTGAGGCGCACGATCAATGCGCCGCTCACGACCGCGAGCAACGCCACGTCGATCTCGGCGGCCAGCGGGACACCGGTCATCGGCAGCTGAGGCGGGGGCCCGGCCACGCTCGGATGCGTCACCGTGGGCGGGTCCACCGTGGGATGGCCGATCGTCAACGTGACGCTTACCTGTCCCGGCGATCCGCTGATGCCGGTTGCCCCTGACTGACTCATCTTCCTACGCCACCACCGGCGCCGCTAAGGGGCCCTTGAATCGCCTCGCGCGCCGGCGCTCGCGCTCCACCAGCACAGCCACCACGACCAGGATGCCGATGGCGATCAACGCCCAGGGGAAGAGGTCCTTTGCCAGTGGCGCCACCACGTGACTGCTCGGATTGGCCTTAACAAGGACGACCAGCTGCTGCACGATGCTGAGATCTCCGTCGTTGACTGCCGAAGCCTCAGCCCCGATGCCCGCCAGGGCCGCGGACTTGATGCCGTGGGGCATGTGAATCGTGAC from Acidimicrobiales bacterium includes:
- a CDS encoding phosphatase PAP2 family protein is translated as MSTATHQPLHRPARSAWEQVVRAGGVLLAVFVVLAGVLAVLGLAVVHRHGGGPIQGWDNTVERWFWDHRAHMVTASKIIAKVLDAGPLGGIVAVITVILLLARLQIRALIPLAGYIGGEAFVYVTRLYMHRPRPSTANYPAPHAIAGVHETSWSFPSGHASGAAAVLVCLGGLAAVTWRMWWPWVIGVLAALAVAGSRLVLGVHWFSDIVFGLAVGVPWAIIATLVLARVEWPFSWLGRREPAEEDQGVRAFHLR
- the glp gene encoding gephyrin-like molybdotransferase Glp, with the translated sequence MIALDDAVAEVLEACRRLPAKSLSVGEVLGHVLAEDVRAADPVPPFANSAMDGYAVHAADIASATPERPARLKVIGTLAAGHVPDTAVGGGEALRIMTGALFPQGADTVAIVENTRADGDHVLVFASSAPGDHVRGAGEDIAAGAEVFSPGTVLGPGHVGVLCSVGREKTQVIPLPTVGVLSTGDELVEAGGTLQPGQIRDSNRRTLTSLLSRDGFRAVDLGIAPDDEAEIQRRLISAASTCDAILTSGGVSMGDFDYVKAVLDRIASMRWMQIAIRPAKPFAFGLLGDVPVFGLPGNPVSSMVSYELLARPGLRKLAGFADGSLRREVVPGVADDAWTGATDGRTSFVRVVASFGDEGRLHAKGAGGQGSHQLHAMSLSNALAVIEPETAVRPGDPVRLMLLGA
- the galU gene encoding UTP--glucose-1-phosphate uridylyltransferase GalU, with protein sequence MSSPVKKAVIPAAGLGTRFLPASKAQPKEMLALVDKPAIQYVVEEAVAAGITDILIITGRGKRSLEDHFDRSFELEYYLERAGKEEDLAQMRSIADMADIHYVRQGEPRGLGHAVSVAREHVGGQPFVVMLGDDIMHEKSGILAGMLSAHERTGASVLALKRVAREEISLYGSAETEPAGENLVRVHDIVEKPAPEDAPSDLGVMGRYVLTPAIFDAIEETPAGRGGEIQLTDAIKRLLATEHVYGYTFEHGRYDVGNKLDFLRATVEFALEREDLGPQFRAYLRRLLDTESDA
- the moaA gene encoding GTP 3',8-cyclase MoaA; the protein is MAVPLIDPYDRTVRDLRISVTDRCNFRCTYCMPKEGMQWLPREEVLSYEEITRVARVCVDRFGFESIRITGGEPTVRAHLPVLVERLASLGVDIAMTTNGATLAHQAADLARAGLKRINISCDSLRPDRFAEITSRDALDSVLAGIDAALSVGLHPVKVNCVLVRGVNDDEILDFASFGRDRGVEIRFIEWMPLDAGGTWTGDRVVPASEIIAAIDARWSLVAPDGSAARDAAPAETYRYADGLGAVGVIASVTRPFCDSCDRVRLTAEGQLRNCLFAVRETDLRAVLRGGGSDDDLAAAIEAEVGRKWAGHSIGQVQFIRPARSMSQIGG